AGAATCATTATGTGAGAGTTTCTAataatctgtccatctttccGTCATCTCGGGGGCCGTATGCAGTACAGGCTTTATGCCGTACATCAGCCCATCTGTGTGactctgagagtgtgtgtgtgtttacatctcaGCACGCCGGTTGGAGTTTCGCTGCTCTAAGCTCTGACACCCCATCCCGTTTCTGCCAGAAAGAGCACATGGGGGTGGCTTTTAGAGATAGCTGACACCgacacacacaccgacacacacatgcagcgcAGTGAGCTGTGTAAGAGAGAATAATTATAGTAGGTGTCTGTCAGCGTCTGCTGTCCTAGGGGCTTCTGTCTCACAATGGCTAGTCTGCGTACTGTACCACAGACACCCAATACGGCCATTCACAAATCCAGGCCTCGCCGCGCTAGCAGCGCCTGCCACTTCTCTCACACAGTCAGCAGGAGTTAGTGCTCTGTCTTTAGCTCAGTCAGCgtttatccccaactccccaactcatccccatcaaaagtactggatggagctcctccaccatcactccagagaacacagctcttccactgctccacagctcctcaatgctggggggctttatacccctctagtccacacctggcattattaggcagcatggtgtcaatagggtcatgatgttgatctgctccagagagtcctattctattggcagtacttcttctctacagggactagacaagctgtgtgtgcatttgcacatctgtgtcagcaatgggtgcagcttaaagtagctgaatgcatttaataaaaggggtgtccacaaactttagtgtagtgtagcttCCAACAGGACTAGCGGTGTAGAAAGAGGGAGGTTCTGGAACTTTGACAGTGTGGTATGTGTTGATTTGCTCAAGGAAATCTGCTCAGGTGTGGAGAGCTCGCTGTGTGTGAGCTCAGGTGCTAAAGCGCTAGCTGTGCGCAAACTCCCTGTTTGCTTGCTATCCGCTAATCCAGGGGGAaaaggggggcgggggggtccCGCCAAATGAATCCCACTTAGCCCCTGTTTGAGGAGTAAGTGATCCTCGCCTAATGCCTGGCTTTAAGTTTGTTTTCCCCGGGCTAAACTGACTTTGTGGTGCACAAGCTAGCCTCAGGAGCTAAGAACAACGTAAACAGAAAGTCAAGAGTTTCAGAATGAGCGCTTTCAGCCGCTGACAGTGCTTTCACGCTTACTTCTTCCCCGCGGGATCCAACTGTGGAGGGTCGCCGTGTTTCAGCAGGTCGGATGTGGGACGGCGGCGTAAACAAAGAGTCTCCAGATTTGTGTTTTTGCAATCGAAACTGCTGGCGGCCTCGGGGCGAAACTCGGCAGCCGCTGAATACAGCTAGCATTGCCACATGTTCTGCTCTGGTATTGAGAAAGATCGAGATGTATCGATTGGGAGTTTAAAGGATTTCTTGGAAATCCCTGTGAAAAAAAGGATGCACACTAAGAAGGCCTGCAGGTattgatcatccaaaatcctgacctcactatctcTAGCTCTTgtcgccgaatgcaatcaaatcctcacagcaatgctcctccaaactctagtagaaagccctcttctctggacagtagagtttacagttccaacataagcaggatcagctctcttTAACACCTGTTTTCTTGATTtcacaagaaacaatgaatgagcaggtgtcccaatacttttggcatatAGTGCATTTGCCCATTTTCccattctcttcctctctctgtagGGCGCTGATGATTTTGCAAAACGAGAATTTTACCTACCCACGCTACCCTGACAGTTACCTCATGGACTCCTGGAACTACATGGACGGTGTCGACATCACCAAGACCAAACCCAAGCTGTCCGCTGAGGATGACCTCACCAGCCTCCCCCTCTACTTTGACACTTGCAAGGTAAGTTCCGAGCCGGTCGAAGTTAGTCGATGCTGGTCCAGTGTCCAGTGCTGGTGTGGATCCCGGTGGCATCCATACCCGATACCCGACGAGTAATCCCGCCATGCCAGTGCTCAAAACCCACTGATTAACCCACTGACCGATGAATGtgtcctgtttttttgtttttgtttctgcagACTCCGAAAGAGCAGAAGATGACCTCCTGTTCGCGTGCTGGCAGCATGTTCAAACCCATggagaggtaaaaaaaaaaaaactagctcAATTACGAATTCACTTCACGCCCTCCtcgaaaaaaagagaaaggaggagaggacaGGGGTGTTTCCCTGTCCAACCACAGGGACAGACACGAGAACCGGGTGAACGAAACCCGGCGTAGATGTTTCTCACAGGCTGGCCTTTCATTGCGGTGTGCGTGGAGAGagggctagcgggattagctcAGGTTTAGTTGAGGTCAGAGTTGGTTTAAGATGCTAATCCTCTTCCCCATCCCACCCCAGAGGAGACTGAGTCAGCGGCTTTTGTCCTGGTGAAAAATGGCAGGCGATTGGGAGCAGTGTGGTTTTCGCTTGTGTTCGAACCCGAGAGAAAGGCAAACAGAAGCAGAGAGGTGGATTAGCCAGCAAACAGCTCCCACCCAGCGGTCAGGGCACTCAGCCCTCAAACAGTGCTGAGATTGAGAGCCACTTCTGTTGACTTTGACACATTGTACAATCACAGCTAGGCTAACGTTAGCACTTGAATTAGTGTAAGTGTCTAAACTGGCATTGTAGCACCTCAGACTGCTCTGACTGAAGAGCACTTAGCTGAGCCGCGATTGATGTCAGCGCTAGCGCAAGTGATTAGCGCGCACAGTGTACACAACCCGGGCCTGTATTAGTGCTTGGTATACACTACAGCTCCAGAtgtttgaatgcattcagctactttaagctgcacccattgctgacacagatgtgcaaatgcacacacacagctggtctagtccctgtagagaagaagtactgcaaatagaataggactctctggagcagatccacatcatgaacctgttggcctGAACCCTGCcgggcctaatgccaggcttgggctagaggggtattaagccccccagcaatggTGCAAttaaatcaaatcctcacagcaatgtctaTCTCCTCCTGCaacatctagcagaaagcccCTTCCCCCCTTCTtccccggacagtagagacagttactccaactctttttcagcaagtgtcccaatacttttgtccagatagcgTAGCATAAGTGACCAGCAAGTGTGTGAAATATTTGTCCTTGGTTCCTTTAGGACATCCAACGGTTCCTCCCCCGAGCTGACCACTCTGGAGAACTCCCACATCATGAAGCTGCTGTCCGAGAACATTTCCGCCAGCCAATCACAAGTCACCAAGCAGGTGTCGCCAGGCAACAGCAGCTACATCCAGAGCATGGTGGGCGACAGTTACGATAAGCAGGCCATCAGCAACATCGTGGAGTCCCTTTTGCTGACCACGCCACAGAAACCCTGGCATTCGGACGCGTCTTACCCGGACGCCGGCAGCGATGTGAGTTTTGGGGTCTGTCGGTATTGATGTGGTTCTAAAATGAGTTAATTACGAAGTGATTCATATCAAGTGATTCATATGAAGTGATTCAGCACTGGCTGAAATGGTTGTACAGTAATAAGGCTGTTATTAATTCCTGTTGTTTTCCACCACAGCAGCCTCTAGGCTACAGCAGCGACTTTGTCAGCCAGCCCAGCCCCGTTTACTCCGACTCCTACTCTAACTCGCCTCCAGAGAGATACAGGTGAGCCTCGTTTTAATCACGTACCTGTCCTTCACAATGTCAGTCATTTGTCTCTGTTATTGGGCTCCTCTAAGACTCTGGCCTTCTGACCCGTGCCAGGATTACAGTGCTGCAGGGGCAAGGCTGGTTGGTTGAGGTTTAATGGCTTTAAGCCTGAGGAGTCTTTGGACACGTTTGTTTGGATATAATGACTGAAGTGCATTTTAATAGCTCAGACTGTGTTAAGAGCTGCATTCCCACCTGACACAAGGTCCAGCTCTGCATATTTCCTGATTGTTCTGATGACCCTGATGTTCTGGGAGAAATTAGAATTGAACGATTGAGCTTCTAAGGGTTAATGATCTGAATACCTTTGCAGTTCTGGTGTTTTTAAGCATTTGTGTGTCTGGTTTTGCAGCAGGAATGATTTTCAGTTCATTCTGGGCGCCCCACAAGCCTCCCACAACAAAAATACTGAGGTGCCCATGGTCTACCTGAACAAGGGTCAGTTCTACCCCATCACCCTGCAGGGAGTGGACGGCAGCACTGGAGTGTCATGCAGCAAAGTGAAGGTGAGCAAGGTTTTCTGTTTACAAAAGGCAGTACAAGTACTATATATatgatttaattttatttaatgataattggaccaatagaaactgttcaaaattatattatatattatatattactattacacaattatgtatatatatatatatatatatatatatatatatatatagaagtgtatttattattagtgattttattttatatatagtatttatagtaattttgaaacatttatattggtccatttatcattaaaTCAAGAGTGTCAACAAAAACATTATAATGTGTATaatatgtgcatttgcatacaGCTGATATAtgcaaaaaagcacaaaaaaacaaattagcGACTACAAGGGACATGGGAAGGGCCCTCGTTAATTAAGTTTAGGGCCCGAGGAAAGAAGCTGACAGTTGGCCTTTAGAGCTGTTGTTCTGCTTTATTGTGAAACCGATTGCTGAGATTAGCTCTGGAGTGCTAAGGGCTAAACAGGCCAGTTCTCAGTAAGACCTTTTAATATTCAGGACTGGAAAACTGCGGGTCATTACAGCGATCATAATTCAGGCTACATCGTTAACTACTGCCGTAGTTTTCCAGTTCATTTCCAGCCCAAAATGTAGAAGAACCAGTCTCAAAACTGTGGCTCGTGGCTTGTGGCTCGGCTCAGTAGCGTGAGTCGGGCCGCTCGATTCTTCAGCACTTTGTTTCACAAACGAATGGTAACAGTAGCCTAAAAATCCTCCGGCCCCGCCTGATTAGAGGCCAACACTCGTCTTTCAGAGCTGCATTCTTGTTGTGGAGTGTGTGACGTGTGTGTTGGCATCAGGCCTTGGGAGCTAATGCTGCCTCTGGATGTgccgaaaacacacacacacacacacacacctgtgcgTGCAAACCCGGCCATGCCCCGTAGCCTTTAGCGCAAAGCCCGCGGTGACTAAAGCctcagagatggagagagaggggcgTGACACACTGGGTTTTGTCACAAGGCAtctgagtgcacacacacacacacacatataatacaCAGAGCTAACAGCCTCTGACAAAGGCGGTAAACACAGGTATTAGCTCGATGACAGGTCTGTCACGAGCTAGCTCTGAGAAAAGGGACAGTTTGTCTCCATTATTTACAATgtattgtgtttgtttgtttgtttgttttttatctcgGGTTCTTAATTGTGATTACTGTGATCATTAACTGTGATTGAGTTCATTGTGATTATTACACATGCTAAATGTGCCAGTTTAGCTAATTTCATAGATGATCATTTCAGCATAGCTGGATTTGGACACGAGGCTTAATGTTCATTATAgactaatctctctctctctctctctctctctctctctctctcgctctctctctcagactgtaGTCATGGCAGTGTTCGAGAACGATAAGAGTGCAGAGATGCAGCTGAAGTGTTGGAATCACTGGCACTCGCGGCAGCCGACCGCCAAGCAGAGGGTCATCGATATTGGTATGtaaacacatacaaacagcaCCGTTAACAGAACCACAGCTGATCGGAGAACACTGGGTTCTATCTGACACTgctgacactttttttttcttagaaaGGGCATCTCAGCTGTATTTCAACAATATTTCATATCATgacattgataaaaaaaaacattgcaatcTCGCTCATCTAGGGCGTAAATGCGCACTACGGGGAAGTCCTGATACTGGGGTGCAGTCATTGTTAGGGGACTTTGTCTACACTGTGTcctacactggagctacgaggcctATGCTGCTCTAAGCACTGTTAGCTTATGCTCAGGAATTAGTGTCAATCACAGAGCTCCCGTCTCTCACGTATTAGCCGTGATTCTCGTGCGATTATCCCTAATCTCTCATCTCACACCTTTTCAATTCTGAAACAACCCCTCGTTCCCTCCAGAACGACCTCCGGGTGAATTAGGCGACACTGAAATCAGACACGGTTACAGTTtaagctaaagaagcaaactttagacacTGAACATGTCTGATTAACCAGATCTGTCTAATCCGGTCAGTCTAACGTCATGAACTTTTCTCCTCAGCCGACTATAAGGAGGTGTTCAGTGGAATCAGCAACGTGGAGGAGGTCGCGTTCAACGCCTTATCCTTCATCTGGAACACTAATGAAGAAGCTAaggtacaaatgcacacacagatacacctgatagtgtagtgtgtgtgtgtgtcaaaaaGCCAAAGGAATTCTTGGCATGTCACCACTCCAGGCACCTGTCATGACAacagggaaggagggagagagagaaaaagagagagagagaatgtccTAAGGGCCATTTAGGGCGGGACGGCGAAACCAAGAACAGGTGGAGGAGCATcaataagaaaataagaaaacaaaaagcaaaagaaaacacaccTGATAATTATCGAGACAGAAAAAAGGGGCTGAAAGAAATGAGAAGggaataataatgatgtccaaatgtttgtggacaccccatctaacgaatgcattcagctgctttaagttgcacctgttgcgGACCTGTTggatggagcagataaacaccatgaacctccagcattgagctgtggagcagtggaagaactgtgttctctggaatgatgcttcTTTATCTAATGCGTgtggctgaatgctatcaaatcctcacagcaatgctcctgctccataatctagtagaaagccttctttcctggacagtagagacagttattccaacaaacaGTAGAAAACAATTATAGAAGAAACGATttataagcaggtgtcccaatacttttgtcattataCTATATACAGATAGTATctatgtatgtttatatatgcACAGACACATGtcttatgtgtgtatatatctgtAGCGCTGATCTCAGCTCtttatgtatgtaatgtaagcCTTGCTTTCTTTGTCACCTATGGTTCTAGACGTGTTCCGTCACGCTCTGTTTGTCCCTCTTTCGTTCCACACCTTTTCCTTttagaagggggaaaaaaaaatgctacGTAATCGTTCGCCCAGACCAGCGGCCCTTCTTTAGCGCATGACCAGGCGGGGTCATATCTCTTATCTCACCCTCTCTAACAGcccatatgagcattatagagcattatagagcattatagagcgccccctacgcttgatgtagtgtattacagtctgtcagaatgagggtgtggatcatatgaacattatagagcattatagagtgccccctacgcttcctgtagtgtattacagtctgtcagaatgagcgtgtggatcatatgatcattatagagcattatagagcgccccctacacttcctgtagtgtattacagtctgtcagaatgagcgtgtggatcatagaaataatattttatgttttcGTGTTTTTTGAACAGGTGTATATTGGCATTAATTCCCTCAGCACGGACTTCTCCTCTCAGAAGGGTGTGAAGGGTCTCCCTCTGAACCTGCAGATCGACACCTACGACTTCAGCTCCGGCTCCAACCACCTCATCCACAGAGCCGCCTGCCAGGTCAAGGTGTTCTGTGATAAGGTATGCTTAGCTTTTCGTTTATGAAGGAGTTGAGAATTGAGGTTTAAGCCATGTGTGTTAGGGCGGGTGGGCAGGTCCTCCAACCTATCAGAAACTgaaaatttttttatttttttatcctttACGGAAAGCTCTCCTGCTAGACTGCTACTTCAACAGATCCGTAGATACTTCACGataagagagaaaaggagctttctgttcttctgtCTGGTTGAGATGGTAAACAATAGCACGTCCCACAGACACAGCATTGATCCCATTGTCCTGCTGGGATCTGATAAAGTCGTGCAGGCCCTCATCTTCTCCTTATCTCGATCTGATGGCCACCTATAGCCGTGTGTATAGACACTCACGCGTCAGACCGGTTCAGTCTCTGCATTTCCGCAGAACGAGGAAGCGGTGTGTTTTTCATCAGATGGCAATGAAAGCTGATTTTCTGAAAGCTTGAATTTGACTTGTTTTGATGAGAAGCTCGGGAGCACTTACGTCAGATGAAGATGGCAATCGCAGCTTCCAATAAAACCGAAAGGATCCAAAGGTCATTTCATGATGTCAGCAGCTCTTGAGGTTCAGTTGCCGTATCCATGCTCCACCCGCCAGTGTGTCCTTTCATAGCTACTTCCCAGTCAACCTAACCGGAACGATGTTTGTCACTTTTGACAGCTTTTTAATGAGTAAATAGATTTTTTAGGGGTAGAAATGAGGAAAATGGGCAACTTCAGCCACACTACAGTCACTATTGTGTAGTCTAAGATGTTTTCAAGTGTTATGTCCCATTTTTAATGTGATTAAAAAGGCAATACAGCTCTGAAATTCTCTCACATTGTGTTTTTGACTGACAGGGAGCTGAGAGAAAGATGAGGGACGAGGAGCGAAAAAGGACAAAGAGGAGGACCAAAACCAGCGCAGACTCCACTAATAACAGTGAGTGTCAATCACACCCACCAGccaattacacaattacacatcactgCACTGCTTATTGATTCCACTAAAAATGCCAGGACACACCCAGCAACGTGAATGAACTACTGAGACCTACATACCGGCTGTGAGAGGCTGTAAGCCTTAGCTGAGAAAAACATTTAACTcatatgaaaaaatatatatatatattttttttttaattacattgaTTACATGATTGCATTTGAACATACATTAATGCATATTCAACAAATGAGATATTGGCTGtggaatatatattttttattaatttaattcataataaaaaaactatatCTTGTTTCATTTTGCTGATCTTTTACAACATGCTGCATGTTGGTGGTTTTTCCTTTCTGTTTTGGGTTTAATGGACGTGTCCTAGACCAGTTGAGAACCAGTGTTGTCTCCTGTTTCTCAGACTCCAGCAAACACACTGTGGTGTCCAGCTCCATTGGGAAAGACTGTACCTTCTTCAAAACACTGGATGACCACGTCACTCAGCCTGTGCTGTTCATCCCTGAAACTCACTACAGCAACATGCAGCGCCTGGTAGGTgcctggtacacacacacacacacacacacacacacacacacacacactcacacacacaagcacacgcTTTTCagggtcatatatatatatatatatatatatatatatatatatatatatatataagtaattagcaatatgtaataataatatgccctatatatatatatatacatggagCTTTTTTtgggaacatttttttttcatatttcacacacccccccatacacacacacacacactcatacatacacacgtgAGACACCTCCAGGAATCCCAGGATTTGCGGTTAGCCTCAGTGCTGTCGAGTCATGTTCCATAGCGCCCGGAGCTCAGAGGGAGCAGGAAAAGTGTGGGAAAAAATGTAGTGGGCTGGGAAAAGGGAGAGcgaaagtgtgtgtgattggcaCGTTATGGAGTTTACACGACAGCCAACGAAACTCACCTGAAGAGCAGACGGCCACGCTGACTGACATTCGGGATTacccttttacacacacacacacacacacacacacacacacacacacacacagatatacagtCGAGTGGAGGAGGGACACTGTTCTGACAGGATCCCTTTCCCACAGTCTAAGGCAGTGGACatgcagcatgtgtgtgtgtgtgtgtgtgtgtgttgtgcatgtAGTTCAGATGTGTATTTCTCCACATTTCAGCaacatctgtgtgtgtacagacatgcttgcacacacacacatgcagcacaTGGCAGTGCATAtacacttacatacacacacacacacacacacacacacacacaagactgaATTCATTATGAGCCAAATGAATGATTCTGAATCATGCCAAAAGGAGTCAAATGTAATCAAATTGATTCAAATCACCGATAcccatagtgtgtgtgtgtgtgcgagagagagagactatgagAACAGACTCTCTGATCGGACAGTTAGATACACActcctgtgagtgtgtgtttgtgtcgtTATGTATCGCTAGGCTGCACCTGTGCAGGTGAGATAATGATAAGATCGTCCGGACCACCGTGCCCCAGAGCGAGATGGGAAACGAGGGCGCTCTTCCATGGCCTGTTCAGTCtctctgatgctgatgctgattttATCTGCGTCCCATAGGCGCCCCTTAGCAGCACAGAGGAGAGCGAGAGGAGTTCGCTAAAGCGCATGGCCGGCTTCGACTCGGAGCAGAGCAGCCCGCCAGCCAGCAAGCAGCCCCGCAGAGAACAACAACAGAGAGGTAAACAAGCCAGCAGCTAGCTTATTCACCCACACCCAGACACAGAACACACCTGAGG
The Salminus brasiliensis chromosome 10, fSalBra1.hap2, whole genome shotgun sequence genome window above contains:
- the grhl3 gene encoding grainyhead-like protein 3 homolog; the protein is MTKEIEALMILQNENFTYPRYPDSYLMDSWNYMDGVDITKTKPKLSAEDDLTSLPLYFDTCKTPKEQKMTSCSRAGSMFKPMERTSNGSSPELTTLENSHIMKLLSENISASQSQVTKQVSPGNSSYIQSMVGDSYDKQAISNIVESLLLTTPQKPWHSDASYPDAGSDPLGYSSDFVSQPSPVYSDSYSNSPPERYRNDFQFILGAPQASHNKNTEVPMVYLNKGQFYPITLQGVDGSTGVSCSKVKTVVMAVFENDKSAEMQLKCWNHWHSRQPTAKQRVIDIADYKEVFSGISNVEEVAFNALSFIWNTNEEAKVYIGINSLSTDFSSQKGVKGLPLNLQIDTYDFSSGSNHLIHRAACQVKVFCDKGAERKMRDEERKRTKRRTKTSADSTNNNSSKHTVVSSSIGKDCTFFKTLDDHVTQPVLFIPETHYSNMQRLAPLSSTEESERSSLKRMAGFDSEQSSPPASKQPRREQQQRVLLYVRQETEEVFDALMLNAPTLKGLRQAISEKYGMQEDTIGKIFKKCKRGIFVNMDDNIIEHYSNQSAFLIDISEVMVSHYHVTLMEL